The following proteins are co-located in the Leptospira weilii genome:
- the rpsD gene encoding 30S ribosomal protein S4: MARYRGPVVKIMRREGVDLFLKSSYTFNKDKFHRKGPPGMPTKRKGKVSEYGTQLREKQKLKRAYGLLEKQFRKYYEEASHSHGVTGEILLQLLERRLDNVLYRLGFAVTRRQARNFIAHRHVLVNGERVDIPSYRLNVGDKVEIREKFRTSTFIADNIRLSQSLQGVPSWLSADYTNFGGDVTALPERHHIDLPVKEQVIVELYSK; the protein is encoded by the coding sequence ATGGCAAGATATAGAGGTCCCGTAGTAAAAATCATGAGAAGGGAGGGAGTCGATCTCTTCCTGAAGTCCAGTTATACTTTTAATAAAGATAAATTTCATCGCAAAGGGCCTCCGGGGATGCCTACGAAAAGAAAGGGCAAAGTGTCCGAATACGGTACTCAGCTCCGTGAAAAACAGAAATTGAAAAGAGCCTACGGACTTTTAGAAAAACAATTTCGCAAATATTACGAAGAGGCGTCTCACTCTCACGGTGTGACCGGTGAAATTCTTCTCCAGCTTTTGGAAAGAAGATTGGACAACGTTTTGTATCGTCTCGGTTTCGCGGTTACCCGTCGCCAAGCGAGAAATTTTATCGCTCATAGACACGTTCTTGTGAACGGAGAAAGAGTGGATATTCCTTCCTACAGATTGAATGTGGGAGATAAAGTGGAAATCCGAGAGAAGTTCAGAACTTCCACCTTCATCGCTGATAACATTAGATTGTCTCAGTCGCTGCAGGGAGTTCCGTCTTGGTTATCCGCGGATTACACAAATTTTGGCGGGGACGTGACTGCATTACCAGAACGTCATCATATCGATCTACCGGTCAAAGAACAGGTAATCGTAGAGCTTTACTCGAAATAA
- a CDS encoding NAD(P)-dependent oxidoreductase has protein sequence MRQKKPILYYPEGTTGAKEIFSTFEKLEVRPYSINQIKDLSLNEPEILIANTRLKINRECILSFPSVKIFATVSSGTDHVDFNILKKSGRIFLNAPGCNAGSVAEYCYAGLLNRFDEAELKTVKIGMVGHGNTGKEFYKILISKGIDCIFYDPFYRTESSSLKEVLNCPVLSYHVPLTEEGMEPTFHFVTDSLIGCLKPGTVFINTSRGKIISPNAFNRLIARNDIFKILDVFEPEPPSEEKGKMLSEVDHSIFTPHIAGYSQLGRISGTYRVAEKLSILYQDHPLPPLKSFLQTSGEFKTSTFLKEEDRLLREAWRKGDQSYFERRRNSYPVRLDWGLV, from the coding sequence GTGCGACAAAAAAAACCAATCCTCTATTACCCGGAAGGAACCACGGGAGCGAAAGAAATTTTTTCGACGTTTGAAAAGTTGGAAGTAAGACCGTATTCGATCAATCAAATCAAAGATCTGTCTCTCAATGAACCCGAAATTCTGATCGCAAATACGAGACTCAAAATAAACCGGGAATGTATCTTAAGCTTTCCTTCAGTGAAAATTTTTGCGACCGTAAGCTCCGGAACGGATCATGTGGATTTTAATATTCTCAAAAAATCAGGAAGAATTTTTTTGAACGCACCCGGTTGTAACGCCGGTTCGGTCGCGGAATACTGTTATGCCGGTCTCCTGAATCGATTCGACGAAGCAGAGCTAAAAACCGTTAAAATCGGAATGGTCGGACATGGAAATACGGGGAAAGAATTTTATAAAATTCTAATATCAAAAGGAATCGATTGCATCTTTTACGATCCATTTTACAGGACGGAATCATCTTCCTTGAAAGAAGTTTTAAACTGCCCCGTTCTCAGCTATCACGTCCCTTTGACCGAAGAAGGTATGGAACCGACGTTTCATTTTGTCACAGATTCGTTGATAGGTTGCCTAAAACCTGGAACCGTTTTTATCAATACGAGTCGCGGAAAAATCATCTCTCCGAACGCCTTTAACCGCCTGATTGCAAGAAACGATATATTCAAAATTTTAGATGTGTTTGAGCCGGAACCCCCCTCGGAGGAGAAAGGAAAAATGCTCTCGGAAGTAGATCATTCGATTTTTACCCCGCATATCGCCGGTTATAGTCAGTTGGGAAGAATCAGCGGAACCTACCGAGTCGCCGAAAAATTATCCATTTTATACCAAGATCATCCCTTACCGCCATTGAAATCCTTCTTACAAACCTCTGGAGAATTTAAAACTTCCACTTTCTTAAAAGAAGAAGATCGGCTTTTAAGGGAAGCCTGGAGAAAAGGAGATCAAAGTTATTTTGAAAGAAGAAGGAATTCATATCCTGTGAGATTAGATTGGGGATTGGTTTGA
- the infA gene encoding translation initiation factor IF-1: protein MAKEEAITVDGTVLEPLPNAMFRVELENGHKVLAHISGKMRMHYIRILPGDKVTVELSPYDLSKGRITYRKK, encoded by the coding sequence GTGGCTAAGGAAGAAGCGATCACAGTCGATGGCACCGTACTTGAGCCCCTGCCCAACGCGATGTTTCGAGTGGAACTGGAAAACGGCCATAAGGTTTTGGCTCATATTTCCGGAAAAATGAGAATGCACTATATCCGGATTTTACCGGGTGATAAGGTTACGGTGGAACTCTCCCCTTACGATCTTTCGAAGGGAAGAATTACCTACCGCAAAAAATAG
- the rpsK gene encoding 30S ribosomal protein S11, which produces MADDKKSSKKEKKVKKKEKKIVPRGKVYITASFNNTIVTITDMAGNTISWSTSGAMGFRGSKKSTPYAAQIAAGNAAEKAMDSAGLQEVDVMVSGPGIGRESAIRSLVARGLNIKMIKDVTPLPHNGCRPRKRRRV; this is translated from the coding sequence ATGGCTGACGATAAGAAATCTTCCAAAAAAGAAAAGAAAGTTAAAAAGAAGGAAAAAAAGATCGTTCCTCGCGGGAAAGTTTATATCACCGCTTCCTTCAACAACACGATCGTTACGATTACCGATATGGCGGGAAACACGATTTCCTGGTCCACATCGGGTGCGATGGGATTCCGTGGATCTAAAAAATCCACTCCTTACGCGGCGCAGATTGCCGCAGGGAACGCCGCTGAAAAGGCGATGGATTCCGCGGGTCTTCAAGAAGTCGACGTAATGGTATCCGGACCGGGCATCGGTCGCGAGTCCGCGATTCGTTCTTTGGTTGCCAGAGGATTGAACATTAAAATGATTAAGGATGTTACCCCGTTGCCTCACAACGGTTGCCGTCCGCGTAAGAGAAGAAGGGTCTAA
- the rpmJ gene encoding 50S ribosomal protein L36: protein MKVRTSVKKICSSCKVIRRKGVIRVICTNPKHKQRQA from the coding sequence ATGAAAGTAAGAACATCGGTTAAAAAGATCTGCTCTAGCTGCAAGGTTATCAGAAGAAAAGGTGTGATCAGAGTAATTTGCACCAATCCTAAACACAAACAAAGGCAAGCATAA
- the rplQ gene encoding 50S ribosomal protein L17, translating into MNKRNKVKHLNRNKGHRDALINNMITSLFKYERIESTQAKLKVIRSQAEKLITRAKKNLVTDLKPEVQLHNKREVMKRIKDREVVVKLFEDIAKRFEATNGGYTRVLKLVNRASDNSEVGILELTSRKERTTLLKERQEKREVQEKAREEKRTARKSGSVSRS; encoded by the coding sequence ATGAACAAAAGAAATAAAGTAAAACATCTAAACCGCAATAAAGGTCATAGAGACGCTTTGATCAACAATATGATCACCAGTCTTTTTAAATATGAAAGAATCGAATCCACTCAGGCAAAATTGAAAGTAATTCGTTCTCAAGCGGAAAAACTGATTACAAGAGCTAAGAAGAATCTCGTTACGGATCTGAAGCCGGAAGTTCAACTTCACAACAAACGCGAAGTGATGAAAAGAATCAAGGATCGCGAAGTAGTCGTAAAACTTTTCGAGGATATCGCAAAACGTTTTGAGGCTACCAACGGCGGATACACTCGCGTTCTGAAACTCGTAAATAGGGCTTCCGACAATTCCGAAGTTGGAATTTTGGAACTGACTTCTAGAAAAGAAAGAACAACTCTTTTGAAAGAAAGACAAGAGAAGCGCGAAGTCCAGGAGAAAGCCAGGGAAGAAAAAAGAACCGCAAGAAAATCAGGCTCTGTTTCCCGCTCGTAA
- the rpsM gene encoding 30S ribosomal protein S13, with protein MARIAGIDLPREKRIVIGLTYIFGIGNSLSRVILKKAGIDESVRVKDLNESQEAAIRKALEESAKVEGDLRSEIQLNIKRLMDIGCYRGLRHRRGLPVNGQRTRTNARTRKGGKKTVANKKKVTK; from the coding sequence ATGGCTCGTATTGCAGGTATTGACCTTCCCAGAGAAAAGAGAATTGTCATAGGATTGACCTATATCTTCGGAATTGGAAACTCTCTTTCGAGGGTAATTCTGAAAAAAGCGGGAATCGACGAGTCGGTTCGAGTTAAGGATTTAAACGAATCTCAGGAAGCCGCGATTCGTAAAGCGCTCGAGGAAAGCGCAAAAGTGGAAGGGGACCTGCGTTCCGAAATTCAGTTGAATATCAAACGTCTGATGGATATCGGCTGTTATAGAGGACTCAGACATAGAAGAGGTCTTCCGGTGAACGGCCAAAGAACCAGAACCAACGCCAGAACCAGAAAAGGCGGTAAAAAAACGGTTGCGAACAAGAAAAAGGTAACTAAGTAA
- a CDS encoding adenylate kinase: MGPPGAGKGTQAKILCTKLSIPQISTGDILREAVKNQTAMGIEAKRYMDAGDLVPDSVVIGIIKDRIREADCKNGFLLDGFPRTVEQADALDVLLKNEGKSIDKAINLEVPDEELLKRLLGRAEIEGRTDDNEATIKNRLENYNKKTLPLLDFYAAQKKLSQVNGVGTLEEVTSLIQKELA, encoded by the coding sequence ATGGGGCCTCCCGGGGCCGGAAAGGGCACACAGGCAAAGATTCTTTGCACAAAGCTTTCTATCCCTCAAATTTCCACGGGAGATATTCTCCGCGAAGCGGTAAAGAACCAAACCGCGATGGGAATCGAAGCAAAACGTTATATGGATGCGGGGGATTTGGTTCCTGACTCTGTCGTGATCGGAATCATCAAAGACCGCATTCGTGAAGCGGATTGCAAGAACGGATTTTTATTGGACGGTTTTCCGAGAACCGTCGAACAGGCGGACGCTCTGGATGTTCTTCTGAAAAACGAAGGTAAGTCCATTGATAAAGCGATCAATCTCGAAGTTCCGGATGAAGAACTTTTGAAAAGATTGCTCGGCCGTGCGGAGATCGAAGGCCGTACGGACGATAACGAAGCGACGATCAAAAATCGTCTGGAGAATTATAACAAGAAGACTTTACCTCTTCTGGATTTTTACGCGGCTCAAAAGAAACTTTCTCAAGTGAACGGCGTCGGAACCCTCGAAGAAGTGACTTCTTTGATTCAAAAGGAGCTAGCGTAA
- a CDS encoding DNA-directed RNA polymerase subunit alpha, which yields MSLKSLLKGFKRPKKIEFNTEASTPNYGKFVAEPFERGFATTIGNSLRRTLMSSIEGAAISAIRIEGVNHEFSFIEGVAEDVTRIILNLKQVRIKYEPEEKDQSKIIHLELKGAGYFRAGDLAVDSSIEIMNPDLHIATLNEDANLIMDLEIQRGRGYVPAEEKKKDIEVLGTIPVDSIFSPIQKVVFEVSETRVAQRSDYEKLTLEVWTDGSVSPDDAVAQAAKILKEHLTVFINFEEELEEEDDELDEADEKLKASLSKHVEELELSVRSLNVLRSLEIDFIGDLVKRSEEEMSKSKHYSDQCLQELKGKLSTLGLSFGMRDF from the coding sequence TTGTCTCTCAAAAGCTTACTCAAAGGATTTAAACGTCCTAAGAAGATTGAATTCAACACGGAAGCGAGCACTCCCAATTACGGGAAGTTCGTTGCAGAGCCTTTTGAAAGGGGTTTTGCGACAACGATCGGTAACTCACTCAGAAGGACTCTTATGTCCTCGATCGAGGGGGCTGCGATTTCTGCGATTCGTATCGAAGGGGTAAACCACGAGTTTTCCTTTATCGAAGGCGTTGCGGAAGACGTAACGAGAATCATTCTGAACCTGAAACAAGTTCGTATTAAATACGAGCCTGAAGAAAAAGATCAGAGTAAAATCATTCATCTCGAACTGAAAGGCGCGGGATATTTTAGAGCGGGCGATCTTGCGGTGGATTCTTCCATCGAGATCATGAATCCGGATCTTCATATCGCTACCCTCAACGAAGACGCAAATCTGATTATGGATTTGGAAATTCAGAGAGGAAGAGGATACGTTCCCGCGGAAGAAAAGAAAAAGGACATCGAAGTGCTCGGAACGATTCCTGTGGATTCCATCTTTTCTCCGATTCAGAAAGTGGTTTTCGAAGTATCCGAAACTCGCGTAGCTCAAAGATCGGATTACGAAAAACTCACTCTGGAAGTATGGACCGACGGTTCCGTATCTCCCGACGACGCGGTAGCTCAGGCGGCTAAAATCTTAAAAGAGCATCTTACTGTATTTATCAATTTCGAAGAGGAATTGGAAGAAGAGGACGACGAACTGGATGAAGCCGATGAAAAACTCAAAGCTTCCTTGTCGAAACACGTGGAAGAATTGGAACTTTCCGTTCGTTCTCTCAACGTTCTGAGAAGTTTGGAAATCGATTTCATCGGGGATTTAGTCAAAAGATCCGAAGAAGAAATGTCAAAGTCCAAACACTACAGTGACCAGTGTCTTCAAGAGTTGAAAGGAAAACTTTCCACTTTGGGTCTCTCTTTCGGAATGAGGGATTTTTAA
- a CDS encoding lipase secretion chaperone — MKSLQERIIFPVALGSLSVILIVLVWFAFFSGSSVSEDSSGSLNAAEFELQHTQSDEWTLNQAIVDTSRRIFDENGNWLSFDELLRYASTGEVNLVSELWALRRECPEDLTYEQCNEVIRAFIADHYSGKEVEYLMNLFSSYLKYEITMREFEFSDKLSDAEKYELIKKKRREFFSDNDAQLIFGLEEAEETYRNSLGGFLIDTESLNGEQRMQRYEEFRKNVYGQYYNTVKKRESKYNTYENEMFLKEDELERMSLSDRNNKTKHMREKYFGKDDADRIDTSNKAEERKKKEK; from the coding sequence ATGAAATCTCTACAGGAAAGAATTATATTTCCCGTAGCCCTCGGTTCGCTCTCTGTGATTTTAATCGTATTGGTCTGGTTTGCGTTTTTCAGTGGAAGTAGCGTTTCCGAAGACTCTTCGGGAAGCTTGAATGCGGCGGAATTTGAACTCCAACACACGCAATCCGACGAGTGGACCTTAAATCAAGCGATCGTAGATACTTCACGCAGAATCTTTGACGAGAATGGAAATTGGCTCTCCTTTGACGAGTTGTTACGGTACGCTTCCACCGGAGAAGTCAATTTGGTTTCCGAACTTTGGGCCCTAAGAAGGGAGTGTCCCGAAGATTTAACCTACGAACAGTGTAATGAAGTTATTCGAGCTTTCATTGCGGACCATTATTCCGGAAAAGAAGTCGAATATCTAATGAATCTTTTTTCGAGTTATTTGAAATACGAAATAACCATGAGGGAATTTGAATTTTCTGATAAGCTTAGTGACGCTGAAAAATACGAACTCATTAAAAAGAAAAGAAGGGAATTTTTCTCCGATAACGACGCCCAACTTATCTTCGGGTTGGAAGAAGCGGAAGAAACTTACCGGAATTCTTTGGGAGGTTTTTTAATCGATACGGAGTCTTTAAATGGCGAACAAAGAATGCAAAGATACGAGGAGTTCAGAAAAAATGTCTACGGCCAATATTATAATACCGTAAAGAAAAGAGAGTCCAAATATAACACCTATGAAAATGAAATGTTTTTGAAAGAGGATGAATTGGAAAGAATGAGTTTGTCCGACCGAAATAACAAAACAAAACACATGCGTGAAAAATATTTCGGTAAGGACGATGCGGATCGTATAGACACGAGTAATAAAGCCGAAGAAAGAAAAAAAAAGGAAAAATAA